A part of Streptomyces sp. NBC_01451 genomic DNA contains:
- a CDS encoding LLM class flavin-dependent oxidoreductase, with protein MTAAPRMQLVLSENWTMTGGRVDLPLLVRWAREAEDAGFDSVMLSEHIVLGPDAGVNGVMGNPRDWALPGNQDPYMPWPNSLILLGAIASVTERVRLAASAVIAPLRHPLLLARELGTLDLLSEGRLMVLPNVSWSRDEYDALGVPFARRGRLLDEHLEIWAKLWGPSPVSHEGGNYPFADVYFEPKAYRADGPRLCFGGAGMHAAMVRRLVRYGHAFNPLGRPTAEELRVLAEAMKEAGRDVSELEMIGGVRVVFPDERSCADLGAALASVPEQMELGFTTFCIKPSQFIDDPDGVGAFCRDVMRRVSGGASAM; from the coding sequence ATGACCGCAGCTCCTCGTATGCAACTGGTCCTCAGCGAGAACTGGACCATGACAGGCGGGCGCGTCGACCTGCCCCTGCTCGTGCGCTGGGCCCGGGAGGCCGAGGACGCCGGATTCGACTCGGTGATGCTCAGTGAGCACATCGTGCTCGGCCCCGACGCCGGCGTGAACGGCGTCATGGGCAACCCGCGCGACTGGGCCCTGCCCGGAAACCAGGACCCGTACATGCCCTGGCCCAACTCCCTGATCCTGCTCGGCGCGATCGCCTCGGTGACCGAGCGGGTCCGGCTCGCCGCCTCGGCGGTGATCGCCCCGTTGCGTCATCCCCTGCTGCTCGCGCGGGAGCTGGGCACCCTCGACCTGCTCTCCGAGGGGCGGCTGATGGTGCTGCCCAACGTCAGCTGGAGCCGGGACGAGTACGACGCGCTCGGGGTGCCCTTCGCCCGGCGGGGACGGCTGCTGGACGAACACCTGGAGATCTGGGCGAAGCTGTGGGGGCCGTCACCGGTGTCCCACGAGGGCGGGAACTACCCGTTCGCGGACGTGTACTTCGAGCCCAAGGCGTACCGGGCCGACGGACCCCGGCTGTGTTTCGGCGGGGCCGGGATGCACGCGGCGATGGTGCGGCGGCTGGTGCGGTACGGGCACGCCTTCAATCCGCTGGGACGGCCCACGGCCGAGGAGTTGAGGGTGCTCGCGGAGGCGATGAAGGAGGCGGGGCGGGACGTGTCCGAGCTGGAGATGATCGGGGGAGTGCGGGTGGTGTTTCCCGATGAGCGGTCCTGCGCGGATCTCGGAGCGGCGCTGGCTTCCGTGCCGGAGCAGATGGAACTCGGCTTCACCACGTTCTGCATCAAGCCGTCCCAGTTCATCGATGATCCGGACGGGGTCGGAGCGTTCTGCCGGGATGTGATGCGGCGGGTTTCTGGCGGCGCGTCCGCCATGTGA
- a CDS encoding MarR family winged helix-turn-helix transcriptional regulator: MTQRPIVETEQLVKAKLGEIPIRHDQMAVVANIHRAASAVRQHVENSVLRGVDLTWTGFVVLWVVWISGETETRLVAEEAGISKGTLTGVARTLESRGLVRRIEHPSDGRRVLLGLTDEGESLMRTLFPDFNAEEAFVAAPLSAEECRATADALRKIVVQVETHGEDRRLELLDGAEPAPRRSGRRPKG, encoded by the coding sequence GTGACGCAGCGACCGATCGTCGAGACCGAGCAGTTGGTCAAGGCCAAGCTCGGGGAGATCCCGATCCGGCACGACCAGATGGCCGTCGTCGCGAACATCCACCGGGCCGCCTCCGCCGTGCGCCAGCATGTCGAGAACTCCGTGCTGCGTGGGGTGGATCTCACCTGGACCGGGTTCGTCGTGCTGTGGGTCGTCTGGATCTCCGGGGAGACCGAGACCCGGCTCGTGGCCGAGGAGGCCGGGATCTCCAAGGGGACGCTCACCGGGGTGGCCCGGACACTGGAGTCGCGTGGGCTGGTCCGGCGTATCGAGCACCCTTCGGACGGGCGGCGGGTGCTGCTCGGGCTCACGGACGAGGGCGAGTCGCTGATGCGGACGCTCTTCCCCGACTTCAACGCCGAGGAGGCGTTCGTCGCGGCCCCGCTGAGCGCCGAGGAGTGCCGGGCCACCGCGGACGCGCTGCGCAAGATCGTCGTCCAGGTCGAGACCCACGGGGAGGACCGCCGGCTGGAACTGCTCGACGGCGCCGAACCGGCTCCGCGCCGCAGCGGGCGCCGCCCCAAGGGCTGA
- a CDS encoding type 1 glutamine amidotransferase has translation MENPVRALVIRHDHLSLSGPVGDRIAQLGYLIDELTVVPAERYDSPGVGFDFPDPAGYDLIVLLGAPWSVYDRTKVAPWIDGELELLRTAHAAELPVLGICFGAQALATALGGSVESAPRHEIGWTAVESDVPGLIPAGPWFQWHFDRFTVPPGAVELARSAVGPQAFRAGRALGVQFHPELDEETLHLWLDAGGRHEARAHGEDPDRLLAETRARREESRQRAYDLVDAFLAQIGGAATGPTAGGRGRAA, from the coding sequence GTGGAGAACCCCGTGCGCGCCCTCGTCATCCGTCACGACCATCTCTCGCTGTCCGGTCCCGTCGGTGACCGCATCGCCCAACTCGGCTATCTCATCGACGAGTTGACCGTCGTGCCGGCCGAACGGTACGACAGCCCCGGCGTGGGGTTCGACTTCCCCGACCCGGCCGGATACGACCTGATCGTGCTGCTCGGCGCACCCTGGTCGGTCTACGACAGGACCAAGGTCGCCCCCTGGATCGACGGTGAACTGGAGCTCCTGCGCACTGCCCACGCCGCCGAACTGCCCGTCCTCGGCATCTGCTTCGGGGCGCAGGCACTCGCCACCGCCCTCGGAGGGAGCGTCGAGTCGGCGCCCCGGCACGAGATCGGCTGGACGGCCGTCGAGTCGGACGTACCCGGGCTCATTCCGGCCGGGCCGTGGTTCCAGTGGCACTTCGACCGGTTCACGGTCCCGCCGGGCGCGGTGGAACTGGCCCGCAGCGCGGTCGGTCCGCAGGCCTTCCGGGCCGGACGGGCGCTCGGAGTGCAGTTCCATCCCGAGCTCGACGAGGAGACCCTGCACCTGTGGCTGGACGCCGGCGGCCGGCACGAGGCCAGGGCGCACGGCGAGGACCCGGACCGACTGCTCGCCGAGACCCGCGCCCGGCGCGAGGAGTCACGGCAGCGGGCGTACGACCTCGTGGACGCGTTCCTCGCGCAAATCGGCGGGGCGGCGACGGGCCCGACCGCTGGTGGACGGGGCCGCGCGGCCTGA
- a CDS encoding DUF6174 domain-containing protein — MASVRLLSSVVLVAGLVCTVVGCDGESGASVSGQGTSASSPTPTSSFSSFAESWEEPASYVYTLTSSEGERSLIGTFRVTVRDGKVAKAVGLDESGRGAVRRAPEEVPTIGDLLDQLARAHDEGADTAEAEYAPDGHPVRITLDPEENATDDEQSYVISGYEPDPAPAGGRS, encoded by the coding sequence ATGGCTTCGGTCCGATTGCTGTCGTCCGTCGTACTGGTCGCGGGACTGGTGTGCACGGTCGTCGGCTGCGACGGGGAATCCGGGGCCTCGGTGTCGGGACAGGGCACCTCGGCGTCCTCGCCCACCCCCACCTCCTCGTTCTCGTCGTTCGCGGAGTCCTGGGAGGAACCCGCCTCGTACGTCTACACGTTGACGTCGAGCGAGGGGGAGCGCAGCCTGATCGGCACGTTCCGGGTGACGGTCCGGGACGGGAAGGTCGCCAAGGCGGTCGGGCTCGACGAGAGCGGGCGGGGCGCCGTGCGGCGCGCCCCCGAGGAAGTGCCCACCATCGGCGACCTGCTGGACCAGCTGGCCCGCGCCCACGACGAGGGCGCGGACACGGCCGAAGCGGAGTACGCGCCCGACGGGCACCCCGTACGGATCACCCTGGACCCGGAGGAGAACGCGACCGACGACGAGCAGTCGTACGTCATCAGCGGCTACGAGCCGGACCCGGCGCCCGCGGGGGGACGGTCCTGA
- a CDS encoding magnesium and cobalt transport protein CorA: MSMVGSLRKVARLARRGRRRVDLSHPARSPLGSTVVNCVIYREGVRQPTAPTVEESVARVRKHNRGFVWLGLHEPSETEFARVAELFGLHPLAVEDAVQAHQRPKVERYGDVLFAVFKTVCYVEHEELTATSEVVTTGEIMVFAGPDFVVTVRHGRHGSLGPLREDLESDPEQLGRGPAAVLHGIADHVVDDYLNVTDAVQDDLDQVESDVFSPQSPRTADAGRIYQLKRELLELKRAVVPLGRPLQQLATEPTPFVEPSIQAYFRDVSDHLIRATEQIHAFDALLDSILQAHLAQVTVGQNEDMRKITAWAAIVAVPTMVCGIYGMNFEHMPELHWRFGYPLVLSVIATACFFVHRGFKRNGWL; the protein is encoded by the coding sequence ATGTCGATGGTCGGCAGCCTGCGCAAAGTGGCCCGCCTGGCTCGGCGTGGGCGGCGGCGGGTGGACCTCAGTCACCCCGCCCGCTCACCGCTCGGCTCGACCGTCGTCAACTGTGTGATCTATCGCGAGGGGGTGCGCCAGCCCACCGCCCCGACCGTCGAGGAGTCCGTCGCCCGCGTCCGCAAGCACAACCGCGGCTTCGTCTGGCTCGGGCTGCACGAGCCCTCCGAGACGGAGTTCGCCCGCGTCGCCGAACTGTTCGGACTGCACCCGCTCGCCGTCGAGGACGCCGTCCAGGCGCATCAGCGCCCCAAGGTGGAGCGGTACGGCGATGTCCTGTTCGCCGTGTTCAAGACGGTCTGCTACGTCGAGCACGAGGAGCTCACCGCGACCAGCGAGGTCGTCACCACCGGCGAGATCATGGTCTTCGCCGGGCCCGACTTCGTCGTCACCGTCCGGCACGGCCGACACGGCTCCCTGGGCCCGCTGCGCGAGGATCTGGAGTCCGACCCGGAGCAGCTCGGCAGGGGCCCGGCCGCGGTGCTGCACGGCATCGCGGACCATGTCGTCGACGACTACCTGAACGTCACGGACGCCGTCCAGGACGACCTCGACCAGGTCGAGTCGGACGTCTTCTCCCCCCAGAGCCCGCGCACCGCCGACGCCGGCCGTATCTACCAGCTCAAGCGTGAACTCCTCGAACTGAAGCGGGCGGTGGTCCCCCTCGGCCGCCCCCTGCAGCAGCTGGCCACGGAGCCGACGCCGTTCGTCGAACCGTCGATACAGGCCTACTTCCGGGACGTGTCCGACCATCTGATCCGCGCCACCGAGCAGATCCACGCCTTCGACGCCCTGCTCGACTCGATCCTCCAGGCCCACCTGGCCCAGGTCACCGTCGGCCAGAACGAGGACATGCGGAAGATCACCGCGTGGGCCGCGATCGTCGCCGTACCGACGATGGTCTGCGGGATCTACGGCATGAACTTCGAGCACATGCCCGAACTGCACTGGCGCTTCGGCTACCCGCTCGTCCTCTCCGTCATCGCCACCGCCTGCTTCTTCGTCCACCGCGGTTTCAAACGCAACGGCTGGCTGTGA
- a CDS encoding alpha/beta fold hydrolase, which yields MPDHVRTVDGRRLRVEISGDPHGHPVFLLHGTPGSRVGPRPRAMFLYQRGACLISYDRPGYGGSDRKAGRRVADVVQDVTVVADAMGIDRFAVAGRSGGAPHALACAALLPDRVTRAAALVGLAPRDAEGLDWFAGMAPSNVSEFQTAFTDPERFVARLIPRSAAIRSDPTKLLEDLRLELTDDDRMIVSDNAIRSMLLRNYREALRTSPYGWIDDALALTGPWGFDPAQIDVPVLLWHGGKDVFSPASHSSWLAARIPGATAVLEPAAAHFAALRALPAALNWLLRESPTR from the coding sequence GTGCCGGACCATGTGCGGACCGTGGACGGGCGGCGACTACGGGTCGAGATCTCAGGTGACCCCCACGGACACCCCGTGTTCCTCCTGCACGGCACACCCGGCAGCCGGGTCGGCCCCCGTCCGCGTGCGATGTTCCTGTACCAGCGCGGCGCCTGTCTCATCAGCTACGACCGCCCCGGATACGGCGGTTCGGACCGCAAAGCGGGGCGCCGCGTCGCCGATGTGGTGCAAGACGTCACCGTGGTCGCCGACGCCATGGGGATCGACCGGTTCGCCGTGGCCGGGCGTTCCGGCGGCGCACCGCACGCCCTCGCCTGCGCCGCCTTGTTACCGGACCGGGTGACCCGCGCCGCCGCGCTGGTCGGGCTCGCGCCGAGAGACGCGGAAGGGCTCGACTGGTTCGCGGGCATGGCGCCCTCCAACGTCAGCGAGTTCCAGACCGCGTTCACCGATCCGGAGCGGTTCGTGGCCCGGCTGATCCCACGCTCGGCGGCCATCCGGAGCGATCCGACGAAGCTGCTCGAAGACCTGCGCCTGGAACTCACCGATGACGACCGGATGATCGTCTCCGACAATGCCATCCGCTCGATGCTGCTGCGCAACTACCGTGAGGCGTTGCGCACTTCACCGTACGGCTGGATCGACGACGCCCTCGCGCTGACCGGCCCGTGGGGCTTCGACCCGGCGCAGATCGATGTGCCGGTGCTGTTGTGGCACGGGGGGAAGGATGTCTTCTCGCCCGCCTCGCACTCCTCCTGGCTCGCGGCCCGTATCCCAGGCGCCACAGCCGTCCTGGAACCGGCGGCGGCCCACTTCGCGGCCCTGCGCGCGCTGCCTGCCGCGCTCAACTGGCTACTCAGGGAATCCCCTACGCGCTGA
- the fxsT gene encoding FxSxx-COOH system tetratricopeptide repeat protein encodes MTAVQNGRIITFYSYKGGTGRTMALANTAWILAANGKRVLAVDWDLEAPGLHRFFHPFLEPNALVATTGVINIIHDFAWAATTGPQRSGDWQDDYANVEQHAISLTPERFGLSFKDGGSLDFLSAGRQDRAYSATVSSLEWDNFYDRLGGGAFLKALRANMKKSYDYVLIDSRTGLSDNADICTMQMPDVLVDCFTLSDQSLDGGAAVARSVEDGSLPHPIRVLPVPMRIDEGEKDKVDAGRALAQLRFQGLPRGLKGEKLGPDELTAYWGSVEIPYRPYYAYEETLATFGDTKGDPKSLLSAFERLTRVITDDDVTSLPAIPEPVRLRCRDAYLRRRPLTSAANVVVAYSAENRMWADWVESLLKRVGCNVVPHDISGGPVERTDAATRTLILLSTAFQKSRYADTVWRTLTGSSADTPPGTTVPLRVDEVRLPETYLDHNPVDLHRFDEAQCAAALLRALGLPGQALEAGPHAARFPGNIPAYLSAPQRNNTFTGRNVILERIRDQLGGGVPAGPSQPQVLFGLGGVGKTQVALEYVHRFMGDYDLVWWTSAEHEDDVVASLAELGTRIGAPGREDITMASKEARQMLSRGTPTNRWLLVFDNADDPAALTPYFPTGGSGHILVTSRNQAWAQQGSAQLVDVFLREESVEHLTRRARGLTPEAADQVALAVGDLPLAVEQAAAWLAETATPVKTYLRQLAEQTTDVLDLNQPADYPRTVAATWNVSISRLKERSPASVRLLQLCAFLAPEPISSDLLYSKEMIDALKPYDPALQEPLLLGRVVQEIGRFALAKVDQVSNSIQVHRLVQAVIRAQLTEEEQRHARHVVHMVLAGARPDGDEPIDDPATWPRFGVIWPHLTASDASNCTEAETRRLLIDRVRYYWKRGDFPTAQKRAEDLLEHWKPLLGEDDVQYLYLQCQLANVLRSQGRYIEARDIDRGLLARQRRVLGASHPHTYVTTSSLASDLAALGDYSEAVNLAQEAHEGFSQIFHESHRRTLSAANNLALALRMVGRYSKARDIDQETLDRRMRVLGPKHPYTLASAERLGRDLREVGKYAESVAVLSQAYDAHKLILGKDFPGTLRCAKSLAVSLRRDGQLEDARRLTTATRAQYQAQYQEPTPDSLACDLNMAADLFAANEREAAREVAQEALSKYKDVPGEEHPYTQAALNNLGIYHWGCDDTEKAAAVFRQVLGRMRTVLGEQHPHSLFCGVNYANVLVDQGRLDEARDLEENAMMSLRKVLGPHHPETLAVVANSALTLSELGRQSEAARRHGDALTELRLLLGDENGITVFVRERRRVYRDLEPLAV; translated from the coding sequence ATGACGGCCGTGCAGAACGGACGCATCATCACCTTCTACTCGTACAAGGGCGGTACTGGGCGCACGATGGCCCTGGCCAACACAGCGTGGATCCTCGCCGCGAACGGCAAGCGGGTCCTGGCCGTCGACTGGGACCTGGAGGCGCCGGGCTTGCACCGCTTCTTCCACCCGTTCCTGGAGCCCAACGCGCTGGTGGCCACCACCGGAGTCATCAACATCATTCATGACTTCGCGTGGGCCGCGACGACCGGCCCGCAGCGCTCCGGCGACTGGCAGGACGACTACGCGAACGTCGAGCAGCACGCCATCTCCCTCACCCCGGAGCGGTTCGGGCTGAGTTTCAAGGACGGCGGTTCGCTCGACTTCCTGTCTGCGGGCCGTCAGGACCGCGCCTACTCGGCGACCGTGTCCTCCCTGGAATGGGACAACTTCTACGACCGGCTGGGCGGCGGCGCCTTCCTCAAGGCGCTGCGCGCCAACATGAAGAAGTCGTACGACTACGTCCTGATCGACAGCCGAACTGGGCTGTCCGACAACGCGGACATCTGCACCATGCAGATGCCGGATGTCCTGGTCGACTGCTTCACGCTGAGCGACCAGTCGCTGGACGGCGGTGCCGCGGTGGCCCGCAGCGTCGAGGACGGTTCCCTCCCTCACCCCATCCGGGTACTGCCCGTGCCGATGCGCATCGACGAGGGCGAGAAGGACAAGGTCGACGCCGGCCGGGCGCTGGCCCAGCTGCGCTTCCAGGGGCTGCCCAGGGGACTCAAAGGCGAGAAACTGGGCCCGGACGAGCTGACGGCCTACTGGGGCAGCGTCGAGATCCCCTACCGCCCCTACTACGCGTACGAGGAGACCCTCGCCACCTTCGGTGACACGAAGGGCGACCCCAAGTCACTGCTGTCCGCGTTCGAACGGCTCACCCGGGTCATCACCGACGACGACGTCACCTCGCTGCCGGCGATCCCCGAGCCGGTGCGGTTGCGCTGCCGCGACGCGTACCTAAGGCGGCGCCCACTGACCAGCGCGGCCAATGTGGTCGTGGCGTACTCGGCGGAGAACCGGATGTGGGCCGACTGGGTCGAGTCGCTGCTCAAGCGGGTCGGCTGCAACGTCGTGCCGCACGACATCTCCGGCGGGCCCGTCGAGCGCACGGACGCGGCCACCCGCACACTGATTCTGCTGTCAACCGCGTTCCAGAAGTCCCGGTACGCCGACACAGTCTGGCGCACCCTCACTGGCAGCAGCGCGGACACCCCGCCCGGTACCACGGTTCCGCTGCGGGTCGACGAGGTGCGGCTGCCCGAGACCTACCTCGACCACAACCCCGTGGACCTGCACCGGTTCGACGAGGCGCAGTGCGCCGCCGCGCTGCTGCGCGCCCTGGGCCTGCCGGGGCAGGCACTGGAGGCCGGCCCGCACGCGGCCCGTTTCCCCGGCAACATTCCGGCGTATCTGAGCGCACCGCAGCGCAACAACACGTTCACCGGGCGCAACGTCATTCTGGAGCGGATCCGCGACCAACTCGGCGGGGGTGTCCCCGCGGGCCCCTCGCAGCCCCAGGTCCTGTTCGGGCTCGGTGGTGTGGGCAAGACCCAGGTCGCACTGGAGTACGTACACCGCTTCATGGGTGACTACGACCTGGTGTGGTGGACGTCGGCCGAGCACGAGGACGATGTCGTCGCCTCGCTCGCCGAACTCGGCACCCGCATCGGCGCACCCGGGCGCGAGGACATCACCATGGCGAGCAAGGAAGCCCGCCAGATGCTGTCCCGGGGCACCCCGACCAACCGCTGGCTGCTGGTCTTCGACAACGCCGACGACCCGGCCGCACTGACTCCGTACTTCCCGACCGGTGGCAGCGGGCACATTCTCGTCACTTCTCGCAACCAGGCCTGGGCACAACAGGGCTCGGCGCAACTCGTCGATGTCTTCCTCCGCGAGGAGAGCGTCGAACACCTCACACGACGGGCCAGAGGGCTGACCCCCGAGGCGGCCGACCAAGTGGCGTTGGCGGTGGGCGACCTGCCGCTGGCCGTCGAGCAGGCGGCGGCCTGGCTGGCCGAGACGGCCACGCCGGTCAAGACATATCTGCGGCAGCTGGCTGAGCAGACCACCGATGTCCTGGACCTCAACCAGCCCGCCGACTACCCGAGGACAGTTGCAGCGACCTGGAACGTGTCCATCTCCCGGCTGAAGGAACGTTCTCCCGCCTCGGTACGGCTCCTGCAGTTGTGCGCGTTCCTGGCTCCGGAGCCGATCTCCTCGGACCTGCTCTACAGCAAGGAGATGATCGACGCTCTCAAGCCGTACGACCCGGCGCTCCAGGAGCCGCTGCTGCTCGGCCGGGTCGTCCAGGAGATCGGGCGGTTCGCGCTCGCCAAGGTCGACCAGGTCAGCAACAGCATCCAGGTACACCGCCTGGTCCAGGCCGTGATCCGTGCGCAGTTGACAGAGGAGGAGCAGCGGCACGCCCGGCACGTTGTGCACATGGTGCTCGCGGGTGCCCGTCCCGACGGTGACGAGCCGATCGACGACCCCGCGACCTGGCCCCGGTTCGGGGTCATCTGGCCGCACCTCACCGCCTCCGACGCCAGCAACTGCACCGAGGCCGAGACCCGCCGACTGCTCATCGACCGGGTCCGCTACTACTGGAAACGCGGCGACTTCCCCACCGCGCAGAAACGTGCCGAGGACCTGCTGGAGCACTGGAAACCACTGCTCGGCGAGGACGACGTCCAGTACCTGTACCTGCAGTGCCAGCTAGCCAACGTGCTGCGCTCGCAGGGGCGCTACATCGAGGCACGGGACATCGACAGGGGTCTGCTGGCCCGCCAGCGCCGCGTACTCGGAGCCTCGCACCCGCATACCTACGTCACCACCTCCAGCCTCGCGAGCGACCTCGCGGCCCTAGGCGACTACAGCGAGGCGGTCAATCTCGCCCAGGAGGCGCACGAGGGGTTCAGCCAGATCTTCCACGAGTCCCACCGCAGGACTCTGAGCGCGGCCAACAACCTCGCCCTCGCGCTGCGCATGGTGGGCCGCTACAGCAAGGCCCGCGACATCGACCAGGAGACACTCGACCGGCGTATGCGGGTGCTGGGTCCCAAGCACCCCTACACCCTGGCCTCAGCCGAACGGCTGGGACGCGACCTGCGTGAGGTCGGGAAGTACGCGGAGTCGGTGGCGGTGCTGTCCCAGGCTTACGACGCGCACAAACTGATCCTGGGAAAGGACTTCCCGGGCACTCTCAGGTGCGCCAAGTCCCTGGCCGTATCGCTGCGCCGGGACGGCCAACTCGAGGACGCGCGCAGACTGACGACGGCAACCCGTGCCCAGTACCAGGCCCAGTACCAGGAACCGACACCGGACTCGCTGGCCTGCGACCTGAACATGGCAGCCGACCTCTTCGCGGCCAACGAGCGGGAGGCAGCGCGCGAAGTCGCCCAAGAGGCGCTGTCCAAGTACAAGGACGTACCGGGCGAAGAACACCCGTACACCCAGGCCGCGCTGAACAACCTCGGTATCTATCACTGGGGTTGCGACGACACGGAGAAGGCTGCCGCAGTGTTCCGCCAAGTGTTGGGGCGCATGCGAACGGTGCTGGGTGAGCAGCACCCGCACTCCTTGTTCTGCGGCGTCAACTATGCCAACGTCCTGGTCGACCAGGGCCGCCTCGACGAGGCCCGGGACCTGGAGGAGAACGCCATGATGAGTCTGCGCAAGGTGCTGGGCCCGCACCATCCGGAGACACTGGCAGTCGTCGCCAACTCGGCCCTCACTCTGAGCGAGTTGGGCCGCCAGAGCGAGGCGGCACGGCGGCACGGCGATGCGCTGACAGAGCTTCGGCTGTTACTCGGCGACGAGAATGGGATCACGGTGTTCGTGCGCGAAAGGCGGCGTGTGTACCGGGACCTGGAACCACTGGCAGTGTGA
- a CDS encoding TIR-like protein FxsC, translating into MDNTERGRDRIPDTQPYFFLSYAHTPPWGTGGGDPDHWVHVLYRDLCNHIMALTDLPAGSQAGFMDREMRSGEGWPEKLSENLARCRVFVPLFSPRYFTSEMCGREWFAFHERVLHAKATGSGATSAIVPAMWTRVDYDQLPDSVRHIHLDHATYGDRYATNGIYGLIKLNRLHDEYEETVLGLAQRIVRVAHESPLPPSRPRNYENTPSAFKPRGSGPRHIHLTVAAPTRDSVPEHRDIRPYGEEAQDWNPYHGESTRPLPSLAEELIRSLDYRITVSSFDDEDTGEPPTPPVGGSPDDSGDHGDKDDKAMGRPGILLVDRWVLTDQERRRRLRTFDSHARPWVSAIVPWNRLDLQCHSSEGRQLTEELERTLPLILDRGRRTDCRIAVTGVPTLKAFTDVLPAVVAHTTRQFLKHAEAHPPPGPHIPRPRLTGPIQPRYPEAGPDNGGEA; encoded by the coding sequence GTGGACAACACCGAACGGGGTCGGGACCGGATACCGGACACCCAGCCCTATTTCTTCCTTTCCTACGCCCACACACCCCCCTGGGGGACCGGTGGCGGAGACCCCGATCACTGGGTGCATGTCCTGTACCGGGACTTGTGCAACCACATCATGGCGCTCACGGATCTGCCCGCCGGCTCCCAGGCCGGGTTCATGGACCGGGAGATGCGCTCCGGAGAGGGCTGGCCGGAGAAGCTCAGCGAGAACCTGGCCAGGTGTCGGGTGTTCGTACCGCTGTTCTCGCCCCGCTACTTCACCAGCGAGATGTGCGGGCGCGAGTGGTTCGCCTTCCACGAACGTGTTCTGCATGCCAAGGCCACCGGCTCAGGGGCGACGTCCGCCATTGTCCCCGCCATGTGGACCCGCGTGGACTACGACCAACTACCGGACTCCGTCCGGCACATCCACCTCGACCACGCGACCTACGGCGACCGCTACGCCACTAACGGGATCTACGGCCTGATCAAACTCAACCGACTGCACGACGAGTACGAGGAGACCGTGCTGGGGCTTGCGCAGCGGATCGTGCGGGTCGCCCACGAGTCGCCACTGCCACCGAGTAGGCCCCGCAACTACGAGAACACACCCAGCGCTTTCAAGCCGCGCGGCTCCGGCCCCAGACACATCCACCTCACCGTGGCCGCGCCGACCCGGGACAGCGTCCCCGAGCACCGCGACATCCGGCCGTACGGCGAGGAAGCCCAGGACTGGAATCCGTACCACGGCGAGTCCACGCGTCCACTGCCGTCGCTTGCCGAGGAACTCATCCGCTCCCTCGACTACCGGATAACGGTCTCCTCGTTCGACGACGAGGACACCGGGGAGCCGCCGACGCCGCCCGTCGGCGGCTCCCCGGACGACAGTGGCGATCATGGTGACAAAGACGACAAGGCAATGGGCAGACCAGGCATCCTGCTGGTCGACCGATGGGTGCTGACCGACCAGGAGCGGCGTCGGCGGCTCAGGACCTTCGACTCCCATGCCCGACCCTGGGTGAGCGCGATCGTCCCGTGGAACCGTCTCGACCTGCAGTGTCACAGTTCGGAGGGGCGGCAACTCACCGAGGAGCTGGAGCGCACCCTTCCGCTGATCCTGGACCGGGGCCGGCGCACCGACTGCCGGATCGCCGTGACCGGGGTGCCCACACTCAAGGCCTTCACCGACGTGCTGCCCGCCGTCGTGGCCCATACGACCCGGCAGTTCCTCAAGCACGCGGAGGCACATCCGCCACCGGGCCCGCACATCCCCAGACCCCGTCTGACGGGCCCCATCCAGCCGCGGTACCCGGAAGCGGGACCCGATAACGGAGGAGAAGCATGA